The Candidatus Thermoplasmatota archaeon sequence CGAAGATCTACCGCCTCGGCGGTCCCGAGCCCTTCGATCGCAAGCGCGAGAAGTGAGGCCGTCCGACCGGCTCAGGTCCAGTCCCGGGGGGTCCCCTCGAGAATCCGGCGCCGGTAATATTGCGAAAGGAGCGCGACCGCCCCCTCGTCGAGCCGGCCGCGCACGTCGCGGGCGCAAGGCAGGCACAGGACGCCCTCCGGCGTGGGGGGCGCTCGTTCCGGGTCGGCGCAGCGACGGCAGCCGGAGAGGGTCGGACGCAACGCGGCCCCCGCGCGCTCGGACGGGATAAGCGTTGCTGAGCAAAGCACGAGAACGAAGATGGAAGGGCCCCGCGCGGGGCCCGCCGACGGGCGCCTACACGCCGCGGCCTTCGAGCGCCTTCACGCGGAGCTGCTTGCAGAGGCACTTCCTGCAGCGCGTCGACCGCATGGGGTTCCGCGCGTAGCAGTTCATGCAGATTTTCTTGCGGAGGAGGCGGGCTTCCGCCTCGGGAAAGCGACCCATGAGAGCACCTTGGGGAGTGGGCACAGGGCGGGAGACCTATTTATACGTTCCCGGCGGCCCGGTCGCTTCCGGCGTCAGGGAATCCATCCCGGGAGCGCCGCCGCCTGCCTCACCCAGCGGGCGACCTGCGTCTCGTCGAGCGCCCCCTCGTGGATGTCGTGGTACCGCACCTCGGGGTGCTTGCTTCCTTTCGCGGGCATCGGGTCGAGGGAAGTCCCCTTGAAGAACGTCATTTGGACATACCGCGCATAGACATGGAACGCGAAAAAGAACCCTCGGCCTTCGACGCCGTAGAACGGCGTGTTCCACTTCACCGCCTTGCGCACGTCGGGGACGTTCGCTTCGACGATGGCGTCGAGGCGTTCCCCGACGGCGCGCTTCCACCCCGGCATGGCCCGGATGTAGGCTTGTACCGGCGCGTCGCCGTCGCCTTTCGAGATCTGCGGGTTGCCGCCCGAAAGAAGGACGACCTTCTTCGCCTTCGCCGCAGGCCGTGCTTTCCGCGTCCGCGCCGGCGTCTTCGCCTTGGTCGCACGTCGCGGCTCTTTCGCCAGGCGCGTCACCCCGATTTGAGCGCCCGCGTGCGCCGGTTCTCGGCCACGGCCGCCCGGACGAGCGCCTTGAAGGCCTCCGCGTCGAGCGCTTCGCCTTCCCGGAGGTCGATCGCCCGTCGCGTGCCGCCGCCGAACCCGGCGTTGAAGAGCTTCGACGGGTCGTCGAGCGCCGCGCCGCGCGCGAACGTGATCTTCACCTTGTCCTTGTACGCCTCGCCCATCGCGAGGATCCCGTCGCGCGACCAGACGGGGACGCCCGCCGGGTTCGTGGGCTTGCGCCACTTGATCTCCTCGACAACGTCGGGTTCGGCTTCGCGGACGAGGCGTCGCGCCCGCGCGAGGGTCTCGCCGCGCCAGTCGTTGTGGGCGCGGAGCCACACGTCGACGTCGCGCGCGCCGTCCCCGGATGAAGCCTTCGCGCTTGCGGACCTCGCGTTCGCCCTCTCTTTCGGGGACTTGGGCGCCCGCCGGGCGGGGCGCTTGGCCTTTCCGGGCATGCCCCGGAGACCCGACTCGGCCCGCTTCAAGCTGCCGTCAGCAGATGTCGCGGTCGAGCGCGAGCCCGAGGAGCACGTCGTCCTCGTCGAAGTCCACGAGCGTGCGGAGGTCGTCGCTCGTCTCGAGCGTCCGCGAGATGCGGCCCGGGAGCTGGTCGAGCACGTCGAACCCGTTGCGGTCGAGGGCGAGCGCGAGGAGCACGTCGTCGCGGTCGAGGTCTACCCGCTGGGTGACGCGTTGCGAGAGGTCGCGGTCGAATCCGCGCGTCGCGAGGCCGCAGTCGCCGAAGCCCGAACCGAGCCCGATGCCGCCGAGCCGCGAGGATCGCGGAATCAGGACGTCGAGGTCGCGCTCGCCGAACGCGAGGAGCGCGAACACGTCCCCCTCGTCGAGGTCGACGTCGCGGAAGCGGTCGTCGCGCGCCACGATGGAGGCCGACCCGCTCGCGACGAGCGGGATGTCGAGGAAGCTGTTGGCCGTATCGAAGAGGCTCCGGGTCGCGCGGCCCGGCCCGAGCGCGAGGGCGAGGAGCACCGTGTCGCGGTCGAAGTCGATGTCGCGATCGAAAGAGAGGAACGAATCGCGCGAGGCGCGCGTCCGCGTGCTGTGGCCGTCGTCGTCGAAGAGCGACCCGCCGCGGCGGTCGTCGCCCGACTTCCTCGAATCGGACTTCGCGTCCTTGCTGGAATCGGACGTCTTGCTGTCGGACGTCTTCTTCGCGTCGGTTTTCTTCGGGTCCTTCTTGAAATCGGACTTCTTGTCATCCTGCTTCTCGACCGACTTGGAATCCTTCTTCGCGTCCCCGTCGGACTTGGACTTTTTCGAGTCTCCGCCCTTCTTTCCCGCGTCCTTGCCTCCATCGCCTTCCGCGAAGGCGACGGGAAAGACCGAGAGGACCATGATGGAGGCGATCGCAAGGGCGACG is a genomic window containing:
- a CDS encoding 50S ribosomal protein L40e yields the protein MGRFPEAEARLLRKKICMNCYARNPMRSTRCRKCLCKQLRVKALEGRGV
- a CDS encoding DUF1801 domain-containing protein gives rise to the protein MTRLAKEPRRATKAKTPARTRKARPAAKAKKVVLLSGGNPQISKGDGDAPVQAYIRAMPGWKRAVGERLDAIVEANVPDVRKAVKWNTPFYGVEGRGFFFAFHVYARYVQMTFFKGTSLDPMPAKGSKHPEVRYHDIHEGALDETQVARWVRQAAALPGWIP
- a CDS encoding DUF1801 domain-containing protein; this translates as MWLRAHNDWRGETLARARRLVREAEPDVVEEIKWRKPTNPAGVPVWSRDGILAMGEAYKDKVKITFARGAALDDPSKLFNAGFGGGTRRAIDLREGEALDAEAFKALVRAAVAENRRTRALKSG